The Ignavibacteriales bacterium sequence ACGAAAAAATAGGCTATCATCCGGAAATATTCTTCAATGATGGATTAGAATTAACGGTAAATCACCTGAGTAAATAATTTATTAATCGATGAGGAAATTTTGAATAAATTGACTGTAATTATCCCTGTATTTAATGAAGAAACAGCGATAGAAAATACCCTGAAAGAGCTATTGGTCGGTTCCAGTAAAAATAATTGGGAAATTCTGGTAGTAAATGATGGGTCTACTGATAACACAAAAAATATTCTTAAAAATGCCCCATCCATTAGAGTGGTTAATCATCCGTATAATAAGGGATATGGAGCAGCGCTTAAAACGGGAATCAAAAATTCAACAACTGAATTAGTCTGCTTTTATGATGCGGATGGTCAACATAATCCATCAGATATTGAAAATCTCATCAAAAATTTTGATACATATGATATGCTGGTGGGTGAGCGACAAAAAGATTCTCATCAGGAATGGGTTCGTAAACCCGGGAAATGGTTACTTTCAAGTGTTGCAAATTTTCTTACTGGCAGAAAAATACCTGATCTTAATTCAGGTCTAAGGTTAATTAGAAAGGATGTTATAATAAAATTACTTCATTTGTTCCCGGATGGTTTTTCTTTTTCAACAACCAGTACAATTGCTTTTCTAAATCTTGGATATAATTTAGGCTATTTCCCAATCAAGACTAATAAGAGAATCGGTAAAAGTACTGTTAAACAATTAAAGCATGGATCGAATGTTTTACTTTTGATACTTAGGCTCATCATACTTTTTAATCCATTGAAAATATTTGTTCCTGCAAGCATTTTGATATTTATATCTGGAATTATATATGAATTAATTCAAGGGATAATTTTAATGCCTCCTGGAGCTGCTCGATTGATCCCTGGTGCTTTTTTTCTAATGATCACAGGGATATTGATATTCTTCTTTGGGCTTGTTGTTGATCAAATAAGTGAAATGAGAAAACACCAATTTCATGATTGATATTTTGATCCAGGAATGAATAAGATGTTAGAGATTCGGGAAATAAACCATAATGATAGCAAGCTATGGAATGATTTTGTCATTTCAAATATTCATTCAAATTACTCTCACCTTTATGAATGGAAAGTGATATTTGAGCATTCATACTCACTTAAAACAATTTATATAAGCATTTTTGATGATAACGTGTTAATTGCTGCTCTGCCATTATGTTTGATGGATTATCCCACTAAAAAGACATTCGCAATTTCACTCCCTTATCTAAATTTTACTGGATTAATAAAATCAGATTCTTATGAAGAAAGTACTTTATTGGAATTAATAGAAGTTTATCTTAAAAATAAAGGTTTGTCTTATATAGAACTAAGAAGTATTTCACATAAACCTGGTGAATTTGTCTCTGGTATATGTACACTTCAGAGGAAACTTCCACAAGATCATATGCAATTATGGGATGAACTTAATGCGAAAGTGAAGAATCAAGTTAGGAAAGCGGAAAAAATCGGGCTCTCTCCAAAATGGGGCAAGAACCAGCTTGACGTTTTCTATTCAATTTACGCTAGAAATATGCGCGATTTAGGTACGCCCGTTCACGGCAAAAACTTTTTCGAAAATATTATAAAAATTTTGAATGATTATGTTCAAATTCTTACAATATACAAAGGAGATATAGCTATTGCGGGTATGTTTTTGGTGAAATTTAAAAATAGTTTATCTGATCCCTGGGCATCATCATTAAAAGAGTATTTGGACGATTGCCCTAATATGCTGATGTATTGGGAGGCTCTGAAATATGGTTGCGCATTGAACCTTGATGAATTTGATTTCGGTCGTAGTGAGTATAATTCTGGAACTTTTAAATTTAAGAAGCAATGGGGTGCTTATCCCATTGCTTTGGATTATCGACTGATCAATTATTCGGAGAGAGAGATTAAAACTACTATTTCAACATATAATCAAAATAAAGCTGCACATGTTAAAAATATGTGGAAACTCATGCCATATAAGATCTCGTTATGGCTGGGGCCAAAAATAAGAAAATATATACCATGAGTAAGAAGATCAGAGTTCCAAAATATCTATATAAAAATTTTATCAAAATTTTCGGAATCCTTCTTTTCATTTATATTATTACAAAAATTGATATTAGTAAAGTATTAACGGAAATAAAAAATTTTAATTTGTGGTGGCTCCTTCTTTATTTGTTTTGCTATGTTTTTATGGTTCTGATGAAGTCGATTAGATGGAGGACGCTTTTGATTTCACAGGACATATATTTACCCTTGAGTAAAGTTATAAGTATTAATATAATGGCAAATTTTTGGGGAATCGTAACACCTGGAAGAATAGGGGAACTTAGCAAGATTGCGTATCTGCAAAAAGATGAATTAACGTTTTCTAAAAGTATTGTAAGCGTAATAATTGATAGATTATATGATATGGCTATGTTGATTCTCTTTAGTTTCATTGCAATGATTTACTTCGTAAATCATTTTTATATCCAAATGATTGATATATTATTCTCTATAGCTCTTATTGTTGTAGCTGGTATAGTAATTTTTTTGTCAAGATATTGGATCTGGTCCTTGTTAATAGCAATACTTAAGAGGTTTACCTCAGATTCAAAATATGTTATTATTCAAAATAATTGGCGAGAATTTATATCGGAATTTAATAAAATTGCCGCAACAACGATTCCAATTATGACAATATATTCATTCATTATCTATATAACATATTTTTCTATGACGTATATAGTTGCTTTGGGATTCAATATTTCTATTTCATTTATTTACTTATCTCTTTGCCTCTCAATATCGGCTTTGATCTCCTTGCTGCCAATTTCAATCGGAGGTTTTGGGACGCGCGAAGCGATATTTATAATGTTCTTAAGTAAAATATCAATCCCCAAAGAGACAGCGCTCTTAATTCCGTTCATTGATAGTACAGTACTCGGATTTACAATAGCTAGTTTGTTAGCATTGGGGTATAAATTATTAAATATTCGTTCTGGTAATAAAATGAACATGGGATAATGGAAAAGAAGATTGTTAACATACTAAGTTTTGATGTCGAAGATTGGTACCAGGGATTTGTTCATAGAGGCATTGATGGATGGCAAAAATATGGATCGAGAGAGATTAGTAACATTAATACTATTTTAGAATTATTAGCTAAATATGATCAGAGTGCAACGTTTTTTATTCTCGGAAGTTTTGCAAATAAAAATCCTGAGATTGTTAAACTGATTCATGATGCAAGACATGAAATTGCATCACATAGTTATTCTCATGTTATAATTCCCGAACAAACTCCTGAACAATTTCGAGAGGATACTAAAAAGTCAAAAGATGTTTTAAATAATATTATTGGTGAAGAAATAATAGGTTTTAGGGCACCCAGATGGTCTTTAGGGGTTAAATATTTTTGGGCATTAGATATTTTAGCCGAAGAAGGGTTCAAATATGATTCCAGTATATTCCCTTCTAATATTTATCCATTTGGAAATTCCAAATTTAGCAATGAGCCGTGTATTGTCCCGTTAAAAAATAATAGGTCTATTATTGAATTCCCAGCGCAAGTGTTCTCGGTGGGTAGTATAAGAATTCCGGTTGGTGGTGGCTTTTTTTTCCGAGCTCTCCCATTCTGGTTCACTAAAGTTGCTCTTTTAAGATCGAACCAAAAGTTTAATTATGGTATGATATATCTTCACCCATTTGAATTTGATATTCAAACCCCGATAATTAATATTAATTTTGCATTTAACAGGATGAGATATTATCACTTAAATAAAACAGGCGAATATTTGGAAAACGTATTAAAAGAATTTAAGTTCAATTCTATAAATTCACTTTTTAAAAGTGAAAAAGATTATAGCTCGTTCATTCCTCTTTATTCCCGGGAATAGAGACTGGTCTTTAATCAAACAAATAAGATGTTCACTGTTTATTTTATACCAACTTTTAATGCTAAAAACGGGAATCTTATTTAGCTTTTACTTTAGAACTTTGCAAATATTATTATGATTTATCAACTTGTGTGGAATTGAATGATGATCTCCAAAAAATATCTAATCCGGTATCTACTTGTTATTATTGTTCTAGGGCTTAATCTATTCTTATTCCTCTCAAATTGGGGAATTCAAAATGCGGGAAATATGTCCGCAAATGAGGATGGCTGGATTAAGACATCACTGCAGTATATCACTCAGTCGAATATGGGCAGTCCAATTAAACATTCGCCTTTATTTCTAGATCTTATTTATCCTTTTGTATCGGGAACTTTCATTAATCCGCAAACTGGATTTGTGGTCTGGAAAATTATTCTGGTAGTAATCTCTTCATTACTTTTGTTTCTGCTGATATCAAAATTGACAAATACATTGTTTGGCCTTTTGTTAACTCTATATTTTCAATATTCAATATATATCTACACAAGTCCAACCTATTCCTTGCTCGCATTAATTTTCTATCTTCTGGCATTGGTGGTCTTAATAAAAAATCCAAAGTATAGTGGTCTATCCGTTGGAATATTGATATTAGGGGGTCTCGTTCGGTATGAGTTGTTCTTATTTGCGTTGGTTTTTCTGGTTCTTTTGGTAATATTTTCAAGAGAAATTATAACTGAAAAAAAATTTTACAAGCAATTAATCGTTCCTTTGCTTCTCTTTATTATTCTAATCTATTGGCATAATAGTAATATAATTCGTTTTTATAAAGATTATTTTACGGGAAGCCAAGAAACCGTAGTATGGTATACTGTCGATTTTTTATATGATGAAGGGGCTTTTCATAAGTATACTAATGCCGATAGAAAATCAAAAACTACGGAAGATATTAATAGGGTCTTGTTAGATACTTTTGGCAAAAATCAAGAAGAACTTGTTAAAAACAGTACACTCGTTGATTTGTTTCGAATGAATCCAACAGTAATGAAAAAACATTACGAAACAATCTTTTCAAAACATTTGCCCGAAGGTCTTGTGCAAACTTTTTTGATATATAATCCTGTTTCAAAGGAAAAAGAATTTCGATTCCTGGCGCTGACCATATTTATCGGATTTATTTACATTATCTTTCTAGGATTTTCAAAATTGTTCAAAAAGAATAACAAAACCATCATCGATATTATAAAAACCATCAAGCATGATATTAGCAAATTTCATTTGCCAACGGAGGTGGCCCTCTTAATTGTATCTTCTGTTATAGGTTTCATTCCATGGTTGCTAACAATGCCAGAACCACAGTATTTAATACTTGCAATTCCATTAATCTATGTGTCGGTTGCTATTATATTAAAAAAGACAATTCAAATATTAGGAAAAACATTCCGCTTAGAAAATGATTAGGTTAGGATTAATTTCTATTATAATCTTAAAAGTCATTATCTGTGACAATTTGAATAACCAAGAATATAATTATGTGTTTTATCATTTATTGCTAAAATAATTTGAGATAAAAAATGTTAATGTACTTACTAATAATTTATATCTATACAATAATTTCATTCTTTATAGGTTTTCCACTAGCTAGATATTTTTGGAGTGATCGTAAAGTGAGTGTTGAAGATGGAATATTGCGATATAAAATTATTCTTGCATCACCACTCCTTGGATTTCTGGTATTCAATCTTATCGTATTTACACTTTCCGGACTATTGAAAAGCGGTGTAGATAAGCTTGCTTTACCGGTAATGTTAATTCTAGTTCTATTAGTGATTGCTTTTTATGTAAAAAACATGAATGAGATCCAACTTTTTTTCTCAATAATCAAATCCAATATGTTGCTTCTAATAATTATCGGGGTGATAGTAATTCCTATAGCGATATTCCATATTGTTTTTCCGATGATTAAGTATTCATGGTTAATGTCTTATTCTATTGGAAATGATGGATCCAGATATTTGATGATGGTGGATTATTTACAAAAGCAGAGGTTCATGTATGGTGTTACGCTAAATCAGACATTATTTTACCCCATGGCTAATAGGCCATTGATGCATTACGCAATGGCCATACCGGTTTCACTATTCCATACAAACGGATTTATCTCTTACTCGGCTGTCTCCTCTATGTTTTCTATTTTCAGTTCATTGTCATTAGGTCTTCTTATCTCATCACTTTTTAATAACAAGGGCGTCATTAGGACTGTTATTTTATCCTCTATTGTTTTTGGTACTTTTGGATTTTTCTTGAGATTATATTACGAAGGGTTTGTTGGACAATATTATGCCGCATTTCCTTTTTTATTTATGTTGAGCATAATTTCAATTGATAAAAAGACGAGCAAACATTTTGTTTTTCTGCTATTTGGGTTTATAGTTAATTCGGCTATGTATTCAACTGGAAATACTGTTTTGCTCGTTTTATTCATGATTGCGTTAATAATTCCGGAATACATAATCAGAGATAAATCTTATAAACATGCAGCGATTTTTGTTTTAATACTAGCTTTAACTTGCTTAATATCACTTTTCATTTTTAGCTATGAACTTCACAAGTATAATCCTTCAGATTTTGTGTCGCAAAGAAATGCTGGATATGATTATGGATTGACACTTAGTTTATTGAACCTTAGTGGCTTACTCTCTAAACATTTTCAGATTGCGGATGTTGGAACTCTTACAACCTATATCTATGCGTTTTTTATAATATTTTTTAGCACATCAGTATACCTAATGCTGAAGGAGAAGAAAAAAGTTATAAGTTTTGCATCTTTATTTATTATTTCGATTATAACAATAATCCTCCTCTATAGAACATACAATTATTACTTCTTAAATAAAGTTTCAACCCTCTTGATGCCTCTATTTTTTTTAAGTCCAATTTATTTTTTATCGACTATAAATTTTAAAAAATTCTCTATCATAAAAGCTATTTTACCTTTCGTTTCATTGTTGATTATAGGATTGTTCGTTTATAGTGGCTATAAAAATCTTCGTCTATTTGCAGAAATTGCGGACCAACGAAAAACAAATGTTGATAGCGAGATGATCAAAATGAAAGATCATTTATTGATTAATAATCCATTTGAGCGAAAAATATTTGTAATAGACTATGGCCTGGAAAGACATTTATTGTTGCGACAGTTTTTCAAAGAATTTCAATGGCAACCAATTAAGGACGAATCATTATGGGCCGAATTCATGTACAAACGAGATTCATATCCAAAAGAATTCGATGACTATGAGAATAATATTCTGTTAGTTGGTAATGATTTGACCGATCCAGTTGATTATTCAGCGGATAAAGATTATTTAATTTACTCTAATAATTATTTTAGCATTTATAATAAAACAGCTAGCTACTTTGATTTTGATCTTTCTTGGAAATATCAGTTTTTAGAACGAATACAAAAAGGTTCAAGCCATGTTGATAAATATTCAAAGACGACTAAAGACACAACGTCTATTATCACTTTTGTGAATAATGGGGAATTTGGAAAACTTCAGGTGGAGTTTGAGTGTAAGAATCCACTTAATCTTTCAACGGAACCTCTGTTTTCTGTTATGATCGGCAATAAATCAGTTACAAAGGAAAATTTGAAGGTGCTTTCCGCGGATAATTATTTATTATCGTTTACTAGGAAAAATGATTTTCCAAAGCGTGTGACAACTATTACTTTTAATCAAAAAGCAGGCTCACAAATACTAATTAGAAATATTCTGTTTGATAGGGAATAATTCATGTTAGATCAAAACAATCAAATAGTGGTTCTTATCCCAGCTTTTAATCCTAGCGAAAAAATCCTGAAGTTAGTTCGTGATTTATCCGAATCGATGATTGCGAATATTGTAGTAGTCAACGATGGTAGCAAAAAAGAATTTCAATGTAATTTTGATAAACTGAAATCTATAAATAAATGTATCGTAATTGAGCATGCAGTAAATTTAGGAAAAGGTCGTTCCCTTAAAACAGGATTGAACTATATTTATTCGAAATTTAATTATGCCATCGGTGTTGTTACTGCTGATGCTGATGGACAACATATAGCTCATGATATTCTTAAAGTGGCCGATGAGTTATGCGAGCATTCTGCCAGTCTCATATTGGGTGTAAGAGAATTCAAAAGAGATGTACCGCTCAGAAGTTTGTTCGGAAATATTGTGACAAAATTTGTGTTTCATTTTTTCGCAGGTTTAAAAATATCCGACACTCAATCAGGACTAAGGGGAATCCCGAGGTCAATAATTCCCCAACTTTTACCTTTATATGGGGAAGGTTATAATTATGAAACGAATATGTTGCTATCTACACGTGATATTGGTATAAAGATTATAGAAGTACCCATTCAGACTATTTATTTAGATAACAATGAATCGTCTCATTTTTATCCTATATTGGACTCAATTAGGATCTATTACATATTTATTAAATATTCGGCATCCTCAATAAGTGCAAGTATTGTTGATTTTATTATCTTCTCTTTGGTCTATTATTCTACTTACAATATTACCGCAAGCATTTTTATTGCACGGCTTGTTTCGTCCTTAATAAATTTTATGGTAAACAAAACATATGTCTTCTCCATAAAAGGGAATAGCGGAATTACCTTACTGAAGTATTATTTACTATTACTTGTATCAGCAACTACAGCTTTGCTGGTAATAAAAAATTTATTATTACCAATTGGAATTAATATTATTGTTGCAAAAATATTAACAGAAACATTACTGTTCTTTATGAATTATCAGTTACAGAGAAGTATAGTATTTACCAAAAAATAGAATAATACCTATGAACGAAATTGAAAAAGAAGACCAATATTTATTTAATACAATCGCAAATAAGTATAGCCGGAAGGATGATGTATTATCGTCAAGCATTGCACGAAGATTCCAATTATTTAGTTTAATGGAACTTATTAAATCTATCTCCACTAAATCATTTTTTGAAAGAATAATTGAAATAGGTTGTGGCGTAGGTGCATCAAGTAAGTATTTAGACGGATATTACAAGCAATATGTTGGTATAGATTATTCGAAAGAGATTATCCAGATTGCCAATAAAAGATATAGTAAGGATAATGTTGAATTCATCTGCTCTAATATCAAAGAATTTAGAACCACTCAAATACCAAACTTGGTGATTGGAATTGGTATTCTTCACCACATGGTAGATTTAGATACTGCATTAAAAGAATTAAATGAATTTACTAATAATGAGACCATTATCGCTTTCATTGAGCCAAATTCCGGAAATCCATTTATTCAACTATTGAGAATGATTCGGAAAATAATTGATAAATCTTATTCAGAAGATCAATCTTTCTTTTCAAAAAAAGATTTGCTGGATCTGTTTAGTCGAAATGGTTTTGTTGTGGAGGGTGTAAAATATGAGGGATATTTTTCACCACCCTTTGCCCAAGTTATTATCCAACCACAGTTTATATTTAAATCTATTTCTTATTTGACAACTATGATGGATGGCTTCATCCAAAAGCATTTTAATTTTTATCTATCTTGGAATATTATGATTGTTGTAAAGAGTAAAACTAATCCAAAATAATTTAATAATTTGGCAGGAATAAGATAAAGTGAATAGAATTGTATTTAGTTGTAGTAAGTGGCTAAACCGATACTAGTGCATATTGCATGTTATCTTTCT is a genomic window containing:
- a CDS encoding glycosyltransferase family 2 protein; translated protein: MNKLTVIIPVFNEETAIENTLKELLVGSSKNNWEILVVNDGSTDNTKNILKNAPSIRVVNHPYNKGYGAALKTGIKNSTTELVCFYDADGQHNPSDIENLIKNFDTYDMLVGERQKDSHQEWVRKPGKWLLSSVANFLTGRKIPDLNSGLRLIRKDVIIKLLHLFPDGFSFSTTSTIAFLNLGYNLGYFPIKTNKRIGKSTVKQLKHGSNVLLLILRLIILFNPLKIFVPASILIFISGIIYELIQGIILMPPGAARLIPGAFFLMITGILIFFFGLVVDQISEMRKHQFHD
- a CDS encoding GNAT family N-acetyltransferase, giving the protein MNKMLEIREINHNDSKLWNDFVISNIHSNYSHLYEWKVIFEHSYSLKTIYISIFDDNVLIAALPLCLMDYPTKKTFAISLPYLNFTGLIKSDSYEESTLLELIEVYLKNKGLSYIELRSISHKPGEFVSGICTLQRKLPQDHMQLWDELNAKVKNQVRKAEKIGLSPKWGKNQLDVFYSIYARNMRDLGTPVHGKNFFENIIKILNDYVQILTIYKGDIAIAGMFLVKFKNSLSDPWASSLKEYLDDCPNMLMYWEALKYGCALNLDEFDFGRSEYNSGTFKFKKQWGAYPIALDYRLINYSEREIKTTISTYNQNKAAHVKNMWKLMPYKISLWLGPKIRKYIP
- a CDS encoding lysylphosphatidylglycerol synthase transmembrane domain-containing protein — encoded protein: MSKKIRVPKYLYKNFIKIFGILLFIYIITKIDISKVLTEIKNFNLWWLLLYLFCYVFMVLMKSIRWRTLLISQDIYLPLSKVISINIMANFWGIVTPGRIGELSKIAYLQKDELTFSKSIVSVIIDRLYDMAMLILFSFIAMIYFVNHFYIQMIDILFSIALIVVAGIVIFLSRYWIWSLLIAILKRFTSDSKYVIIQNNWREFISEFNKIAATTIPIMTIYSFIIYITYFSMTYIVALGFNISISFIYLSLCLSISALISLLPISIGGFGTREAIFIMFLSKISIPKETALLIPFIDSTVLGFTIASLLALGYKLLNIRSGNKMNMG
- a CDS encoding polysaccharide deacetylase family protein, with the protein product MEKKIVNILSFDVEDWYQGFVHRGIDGWQKYGSREISNINTILELLAKYDQSATFFILGSFANKNPEIVKLIHDARHEIASHSYSHVIIPEQTPEQFREDTKKSKDVLNNIIGEEIIGFRAPRWSLGVKYFWALDILAEEGFKYDSSIFPSNIYPFGNSKFSNEPCIVPLKNNRSIIEFPAQVFSVGSIRIPVGGGFFFRALPFWFTKVALLRSNQKFNYGMIYLHPFEFDIQTPIININFAFNRMRYYHLNKTGEYLENVLKEFKFNSINSLFKSEKDYSSFIPLYSRE
- a CDS encoding glycosyltransferase, translating into MLDQNNQIVVLIPAFNPSEKILKLVRDLSESMIANIVVVNDGSKKEFQCNFDKLKSINKCIVIEHAVNLGKGRSLKTGLNYIYSKFNYAIGVVTADADGQHIAHDILKVADELCEHSASLILGVREFKRDVPLRSLFGNIVTKFVFHFFAGLKISDTQSGLRGIPRSIIPQLLPLYGEGYNYETNMLLSTRDIGIKIIEVPIQTIYLDNNESSHFYPILDSIRIYYIFIKYSASSISASIVDFIIFSLVYYSTYNITASIFIARLVSSLINFMVNKTYVFSIKGNSGITLLKYYLLLLVSATTALLVIKNLLLPIGINIIVAKILTETLLFFMNYQLQRSIVFTKK
- a CDS encoding class I SAM-dependent methyltransferase; the encoded protein is MNEIEKEDQYLFNTIANKYSRKDDVLSSSIARRFQLFSLMELIKSISTKSFFERIIEIGCGVGASSKYLDGYYKQYVGIDYSKEIIQIANKRYSKDNVEFICSNIKEFRTTQIPNLVIGIGILHHMVDLDTALKELNEFTNNETIIAFIEPNSGNPFIQLLRMIRKIIDKSYSEDQSFFSKKDLLDLFSRNGFVVEGVKYEGYFSPPFAQVIIQPQFIFKSISYLTTMMDGFIQKHFNFYLSWNIMIVVKSKTNPK